CATTACATTGTAATCACCAGATATTCTGCGTTGTATGACTGGTCAATACTTCTTCTACCCGCTGCTTATAGGCTTCAGCTCCTGCCACTATATTTCTGGAAGCATCTCCACTACCCATTCCATAGACAACCAACGGTGTATTCCAGACCATTCCGGCATGTATCGCACATCCCTGATAAGGACGCAAAAGTTCATCCATTGTAAAACAATTTCGTCCGCCACTGCGGTAAGCTGCATATTCCGACCCTGTTGTCGTGACGATCTGCAACGGTTTACCGGCTACGGCAGGTGTCTTCGCCAACGAAGTGAAAACTTCATCCAGCCACCTTTTCAAAAGCGAAGGAGCCGACATCCAATGAAAAGGGAACTGAAAAATAACCATTGAAGCATCAGAGATGATCGTACTCCACCGATTTACATCAAAAGACTGATTCTGATATTCATACAGATCGTATACCATCACACCGTCAATATCCTTTACTGCATCGGCTAAAGCTTTGTTTGCCTGTGATTCTTTCAGGTTAGGATGAGCCAGAAGAATTACTACTTTTTTCGAACCGTCATTCATATTATTGCTTTTTTATAATGTAAAGTTGTATTCCTGTTATGTTTTCACCTTATTACTTAAATAACAACTAATTACAAAGAAAGGATTTTTGAGGATCAAGAAAAAATAGCGAGACGCCATATTTTAACATATAAAAACAATTATAGAAAAAGAGTGTCTTTCGATTAAATTCAAATACAACATAGTGATTTTTAAATATATAGTTACATTATAATGTTTTTTATTATGATATTGTTCTAGTAGAACTCTTTCATAATTTCTTCAAAAACCAGATTAGCAGTTAACATTTCACTTTTTGATTATATTATTTAATAACTAATTACAACTAATTTGAGACAAAATTAACCTTTTTAGCGCACACACTCATCTTATTAATCTTCCTAAATTAAATTTAGTCTATTTTAAGCCTGTATATCAGCTTTCTTTTTGACAGAATTCCATAGTTCTACTAGAACTACGATTAATTCAATCATACTTAAACAAATTATACACACATCTATTTTTACTTATAAATCAAACGCTTATGTCTAAAAGATTGAAATTTCCGAGCTTAATTTTGCTTGCCGGCGCATTAGCTTCTCCAGTAGGAGCCTACGCTGACTTATTGCCCGACAAGCAAAGTGTAAACATTTCCCAACAGAGTGGGAAACTTACAGGAATCGTAGAGGACGCATTGGGTCCTGTAATCGGAGCCTCCGTAGTAATCAAAGGCACCACTAATGGTATTATGACTGACCTCGATGGCAAATTCACACTGGAAAATGTCAAAAAAGGACAGGTATTACAAATTTCTTTTGTCGGATATAAAACAAAGGAAGTTGCTTACAACGGACAGGCAACGCTGAAAATCTTTCTGGAAGAAGATTCACAGGCTTTGGATGAAGTTGTAGTAACTGCCTTGGGTATGTCACGTGACAAAAAATCACTGGGTTATTCCATGACCGAACTGAAAGGAGATGAAATCGCCAAAGTAAACTCTCCTAACCCGATCAACGGCTTGCAAGGTAAAGTGGCCGGTGTACAAATCAACATGGGTAACTCCGGTCCGCAATCTTCACAACGTATCATCATCCGTGGTAACACTTCTTTAGGAGGTAATAACCAGCCGATTTTCGTGATCGACGGTATTATCATCGACAATGAAGTAACAAAAACCGGTCAAGGTCAAGACTGGGGTAACGATTTGAAGAACTTGAACTCCGATGACTTCGAGTCTATGTCTGTCTTGAAAGGTGCTGCCGCTACCGCCTTGTACGGTTCGCGTGCTGCCAATGGTGTAATCTTGATTACTACTAAGAAAGGGCGCAAAGGTGAAGGTATCGGTATTTCCGTTTCTCACACACAACAATGGGAAAAGATTTATGCAACCCCCGATTTACAAAATGAATTCGGTTCGGGTTCATCACCTGTGTGGGCATTGAACGAGGATGGCACAGAAAACCGTTATACCTCAGCCGGACGTAGTTTCGGACCGCGTTTCGACGGCAAGCCGTTCTATGTAGACGGTCAGGAAATGAACTATTCTGCCAAAACAAACAACTTGCAAAATTTGTATAAGACCGGTCGTTACATGAACACGAACGTGGCATTGCAAGGTGGTTCTGAAAAAAGTGCATTCCGCTTTTCTTATTCTAATCTGAATTCCGATGGTTTGACTTTCAACAACGAGTTTAAACGTAATTCATTCAGCTTAAACGCGTCACACGATATTAGTTCTCGTTTGAAAGCAGAAGGTGGTTTCTCTTATATTGAATCAACGGCACAAAACCCGACTCGGCAGGGTGGCTCAGGATCTCCGATCTACGACTTCATGTACAGCATCGCCCGTGAATATGATACAGACTATTGGCTGAAAGACAAACGTTATATCAGTCCGGCAGGCGACGGTTACAACTCAATGGACCCGTACGGTTACTCTAAAACCATCTACGATTACCTGGAAAACATCTACACACAAGATGAAATGAGTGTACGCGGATACTTGAATCTGGATCTGAAATTATTGGATTGGTTGTCTGTAAAGGTAAAAGGTGACATCTATAAATTGTACACTACCAACGAGTCAAAAGTAATGGCAACAGGCGCCAGTAAATATGACGGGGCAGCTTACAAAATTCATGAAAATAAGAAAGACCAGTACAAGATTACCGGTATGTTGACTGCCAACCATTCGTTCGACGACTTCAACATTAGTGGTAGTGTGGCTGTTGAGCAGTGGGACACAAAGAGTGGTTATCATAAAACCGATTCAAAGAACGGTTTGCGTGTGCCTGGTCTGTTCGACATGACCAACTCTGTACAACGAGCTGAAACAGAAGTAAGATACAACACCAATCGGAAACGTATCAATTCTATCTATGCTTTCGCCAATATGGACTATAAAGGCGTTTACTTCCTGGATATCACCGGACGTAACGATTGGTCGTCTGCATTGATCTACGAAAACGGTACAGGTAATACTTCTTACTTCTATCCGTCGGTAGGTGCCTCTTGGTTATTTGTTGAAGGCCTGCGCGAACACATGCCGGAGTTCATCTCTTTCGGTAAGTTAAGAGCTTCTTACGCCATTGTAGGTAATGACTGTTCACCGTATTTAACGACCGGTACAGGTTACTATGCTTTCGACAACACATTCGATAATCAATTAAATAGCGGAACCTATCCGTATTACAAATTCGATAAGGATGAATTACCTAATTTAAATTTGAAACCAGAAAAACAGCACTCCATCGAAGTTGGTTTGGATATGCGTTTCTTAAAGAACCGTTTAGGTTTCGACTTTGCTTGGTATAAGACCAATACAAAGAACCAAATCTTAGGTTTGCCAATCGCATCTGAATCGGGTGTAGGCAAGCGTTGGATCAATGCCGGTGACATCCAGAACAAAGGTATCGAGTTATTGATCACCGGTACTCCGATTGAAACGAAAGATTGGCGTTGGGACTTGTCATTCAACTTGACACGCAATACAAATAAAATCGTTTCCCTGTTTGAAGGTGTTGACAAATATCAGTTGTTAGGTGGTGGTACAGATACACAAGGATGGGCTACCGTAGGTGGTTCTTACGGTGATATCTATACTTCGTATGGTTACACACGCAACGAAAAGGATGAAAAATTACTGAATGCAGACGGTTCTTATCCTCGTTCAAACAAGAGTGTAAAAATCGGTTCTCTGCAACCCAAGTTCTTGTGGGGTGCCAATACTTCCGTAAGCTGGAAAGGTGTTACAGTAAATGCAGTAATCGATGCCCGCTTCGGTGGTGATATCTTCTCTGCTAGTTATTACTATGGTATGAATTCCGGTAATATCAAGTCTTCACTGGCCGGTCGCGATACGCAATATGGCGGTCTACCTCGTACATTGGCCGACGGAAGAACAGTGAACGACGGTGTCATTCCGGAAGGCGTATTCATGCCTGGCACAGAAATCAAAGGTGTGGACGTTTCCGGTATGAGCTATCAGGCTGCTTACGAAAAAGGATTGGTTGAACCGCTGTCGGCTTACAAGTATTACGACAATGTATATAGTTGGTCAAGCGGTATCCGTGAAGAAGGTATCCACAAATGCTCATGGATTGCTTTGCGTGAAGTTTCCGTACATTGGCAATTACCTAAAAAATGGGTAGAAAAAGCATATATGCAGAATGTAAGCGTCGGTTTGATGGCACGTAACTTAGGCTTCCTGTACAACAGTCTGCCCGACAACATTCATCCGGAAGGTTTGAACACAACTTACAGTTCCGAATATATGGAAAGTGGTGGTGCGGTATTCTCTCGCAACATCGGTTTCAGTGTTAATGTTTCATTCTAATCAAACGTATAGTCAAATGAAAAAGATTAAATATTATATTTTCGGTGCTTTAGCATCTATAACTGCATTGACCTCCTGCGATGCAGATTTTACCGAAATCAACAAGAATCCCGATACGGTGTATGAGGTCGATCCGGAAGTATACCTCTATCAGGTAGAAAACGCCATGCTCAATGCCGGAGAAACTTGGGCAGATTCTTATGCCTGCCGCTTACGCTGGATGCAGTATTGTACAGGTATCTGGGGCTATGGAACGGTAAACTTTACAGAGTGTGCCGGATGGGGAGGTACAGTCTACAGTAACTACAATACTGCAGGAAAGTACGCAACACATATCCCTTATTACATCCAGGCAAATTTACCGGAACAGGAAGCAGCTTACAGCAACTTGATAGAAGTAGCCCGTGTCCTGCTGATCACCAAAGGTATCCAAACCTCCGACGTATACGGTTCATTGGCTTATACAGACGCCTGGGGAACACGTAACGGACGTCCGGAAATCCTCGAACCGGCATTTCAAACACAAGAAGAGTTGTACACCATCTGGAATCAGGAGCTGAAAGAAGCGGCCAATAAACTAGCGACCGCTACAAGCCAGATTTCTTTCAAAAATTACGACTTGGCATATGGTGGCGACATGTCCAAATGGGTGAAAGCGACTAATGCTGTCCGCCTACGCCTGGCTTTGCGCCTGTTGAACCGGAAACCGGAAGAAGCTAAAGCCATTGCACGAGAAGTATTGTCATCCGGTAATATATTCGACAACATCGATGATAGCTTCGTCCTTTATTTCGATAATCACTGGACTACATTGGGTGACTGGCATTCGGTCATAGACATGGACCGTGCCTCTGTTTGCTTCATGAATTATCTGAAAAAGTACAACGACCCGCGTAAACGTCTGTTCTTCCAGATCAACAACTTGACTCCGGAAAATGTCGCTGCATTCAATGCACTGGAAACAACAACTCCTAAACAAATCATTCCGACTGATTTGAGCCGTTGGGAAGGTGGTCATGTAAGTTATGATTTGCAGGCAGAAGACGTTTGCCGTACTTCGCGTTATCTGGATGATATCGACATGCGTCCGATGAATCGTCCGCAGACCCGTCTGTGGAAGGGAGCACAAGACGAAGGTACAGCAGGCGGTTGGGTACCATTGGTAACATACGCAGACTTCTGTTTCATGGCTGCCGAATTTACATTGGAAGGTGTTGCCAGTGGCAAGACTGCCCAGGAATGGTATGAAGAAGGAGTAAAAGCTTCTTTGAAATTCTGGAGCAAGATAGCTGACTATTGCAAAATCAACAATTACGAAGCTATTACAGATGCTGAAATCGAGGAGTACATGGCACAAGAAGGTATCGCTTGGAACCCGTCTATGGCGAAAGAACAGATTTATTGCCAGACTTGGATAGAACACTTCAAAAACAACAATGAATCATGGGCGATGTACAAACGCGTAGGCTATCCGAGTACAACCTCTACTCTAGTCACTTGGGAACCGATCCATGTATACGGCGAATTACAGCAAGTTCCACGCCGCAAAAAATTCACTATGCCGGCAGATGGTTCTCCTAACTATGCTAACCAGGTAAAACGCTTGGAAGATATGCAAAAGGAATCTAACTTCGGTCGTTTGGATAGCGAACATGGCCGTGTTTGGTGGGAAAACTAAAGAAACCCAAAACTAAGTATTCAACATAATTGATGAAAGAAGAGAGGTGACCGCAATGGTCACCTCTCTTAATAAATTACTTAAAATACATAAAAATCCAACAAGACAAGATAAAACAAGAGACTGATCGATTTTATCATCGATCAAAAATTAAAAGAGATTAGAATTATTGTATTTCTCATCTTCAAATTTCTTTATTGCAAACAAATAAAATAAATATAATATGAATAAAAAAATCGCCTATTTAGTTATTACAATAGCTACATGTTCCTTTATCAAATGGAATTTTAATCAACAAGTAAATGCAACTCCCATATCTGACCTTACTAAAAGTAATATAGAAGCCTTATCATGGGATACAGAAAAAGAACCTGAAGGAAATTCTTGGTTATATCCTTGTTATACATATATAGAGAAACATACAGAATTTGAAACCACAACAAACATTAGACAATGTGGTAGTTGTAGTTATATGCCAGCAACATTTTGGGCTTATGAAGGTGAATGTAAGGGTTCTTTATAATCAAATATCATTTATTCTTTGTGCATCAATATTATATTCATGCACAGAGTTTAATGTACTAACATTATCAGACCACTTCGAGGAAGAAAGGAATCTTTTTGCACAAAAAGATTCCTTAAATAGTATTATTAGTCCTATCTTCTTAAAGATAAAAAAAAATTCATTATTTATATCATGCAATGATGTCAATTCTAATATGCTATATCAGTACAAAATTCCAGAACTAAAATGTATTGATAGCACAGGTACAAAAGGCTATGGACCTGATGAATTTCAACTATACCCTGTATTTTGTAATACACAAACGGACAATTTGTATATTTGGGGATATACACCTTTTGAAATTAGAGAATTCGACATAAACAATTTCAAATTACAGCAAAAAAGAAGACTATTTTTAGAAGAATACGAATCTTTTAATCAAATGCATATCATAAAAGACTCTATTCTAATATATAGTGCTATACCCGATGAATTTGCAATTAAAAAATATGATTTAATAAATAAAAAACAATTAGGAAAAATAAAAATAAAAAGAGACCGTCATAAAGAAACTTATTTTTATAAAAACAGAGGATGGGTTGCTGCTAATGATTCGTGTATCATATATGCATATGTATATAAAAAGCAAATAGATATATATTCTGTTAATAAGTTAAATTTAAAAAGTAAAATAGTAAGTAATATTCCCAAAAACGATATTGTTATTGGTGATATAGAAAACAATGTCAAACATTATATAAATATAGTGGCTGGGGGAAAATATTTTTACGCTTTATACATGGGATTCTCACGAAGTAATCCCAAATCTTATTATACACTAGAAAAATATGACTACAATGGTAATCCCATAGCGAAATACAAGTTAGATATTGCTCCTATTTTGTTTGATATTGATGAAGAAAATAATTATATGTATGGTTACAATTTTCAACACGAGGACTTTATTATAAAATATAATTTATCTCTATAAAATTATGAAATTCTATTTTTTCATACCAATATTTTTCTTATTCACATCCTGTTTTGATGTGAATAAGAAATCAATCGAATATTATTTCAAACAAAAAGGAGATTCTCTAAATATTAAATCTTATCAATTCATCAAGTCAAATTCTACACAATTTGAATTAGATAAATGTTACGCTTCAAAAAATATATTTATATCTGATATTGAATTAGCTTGCAATACTTACAAAAAAGTTCTAAAAACAAATAAAATCCCTTTGAATATTTTTTTTGAATACCTATTACCACCAATCATTTATAATGAACCTATAGAAGAGTGGAGAGAAGAAAGCTCAAATGAATTAGCTTATTTATCAGATAAATCCTTTCAAGAAATATGTGACACTCTAAATTATCAAATAAAAGACGACTATAAGTTTGGAGAAGATAATTTTTCATATTTAACAATCGGATGGAACGCCTTAAAAAATTCAAAAATAGGTGATTGCTTTCACATTGCAAAATTACTCGTTTATCAATATAGATCACTAGGAATTCCTGCAAGTATTGATTTCATATATGGATGGGGAAACTCTACAGGAAGTCATTGTTGGGGAGTTGGCTATATAAATGGAAAAATGAGACCATTGATGGAAACCCAAGACAATGTAACCATATACAGTCCTTTCATTCTTTTTGAAAATAGACAAGACATAAAAAAATCCATCTATAGATATCCTGCAAAAGTTTTTCGAAAAACCTTCTCTTTCAATAATGAATTACTAAAATTGAAAGAAGGACTTAAAGTAGAAGACATTCCTCCTATTTTAGAAGACTGTAAAGTTACAGATGTAAGTACAGAGTATTTTTTAACAGTAACTATTGAAATACCAAATACAACGCCTAATAAATTAATTTATTTATCAACATATTCTAATAAATGGAAAACCTCCGTAGTTCCTTGTTACTTAAAAGAAGGATTTGTTACTTTTAGAAATATAAAAAGTGATATGCTATATATGCCAACATATTACACTAAACATAAAAATATTCCCTGCGGGAATCCTTTTATTGTTAATTCCAATGGTTATTGCAAAGAACTTGTTCCAAATGAAAAAGTATTAGAAGATATTGTCATCCACTATTTATATTCTCTATCTATTGAATATACTTATGGTCTGCAACATAGAACTGAATTACCTGATAATTTCATATCAGATTTGTTTAATAACAAATCAAGAAGAAGACCAATAAATGGGGATAAATATATTTTATGCAGTTGGATTCAAGGAAAATGGAGAGCTATATCTCAATGTATTGCTACGAATAATACACTACATTTTCATCATATTCCAACTAATTCTTTACTTATTTTACAAGACAAATCAGGGACAACTATTGGTAGATGTTTTACGTATGAGAAAGGAGAACTTTCCTGGTGGTAAGTTTTCAAACAAATAATGTTTGTAACATCAATTTTATAATCATGCATAGACATAGCCTCAAACAGTTACTTCATATAGCCTTCATACTTCTTACAATATCTCTGGCCCATTCTCAAACCATAAAAGAGGGAAACGCCTTGATGTTCTTCCCTGAAGGAGGTTTTTTACTTCCCGACGAACCTTGCAAGGTCGCTTGTAAAGTATTGACAGAAGACAGCGTTTCCGGATTTATTGTTGATGAAAACAAAGATTCTATTGCTCCGCTGTTATTTCATACAACGAAATATGCGTTGGCACAATTTACACCTCAAAAGGGAATGAGATATTATGCCTATTACCGGGGAAACGACCGGCAATGGATGTATACGGAACTACCGCCGGTAGAGGAGAATGCGTATGCCCTATCCGTCAACCAGACTCCTAGCAAACTGATTGTAGCCGTACACGGAAAATCAAATCATCCTCAAGCACCTTATCGGTTAACACTTCGCTCTGGTGAACAGATTTATTATCAAGCAGCATGGAATCCGCAATCGCAAGACTTGATATTCGATAAATCCAAGTTCCTTTCTGGCATTCTACGCATCGAACTAACCGATAAACAAGGGGAAAGAATCAGTGAACGTCCTGTATTCTTATTGAATAATAATCAAATAGCTATTTCCAATACGGTCAACAAACAGAAAGAACATTTGGAGCTGATATTAAAACTGACTTTTCAAGATCAACCTTTAACCGGTTCTTATAGCGTATATGTGACAGAAAGTACAGGAAACCATTCATCAAACCAATTGTTTGCCTTATACCCGACAGACGATATGCAACAAAATCTTGAATATATATCTTCTGCTTTTCAGGAAAAGATACAACAAAACATACGCTTATACGATCTTTATATGTTATGCAAAACTGTCCCTCAAGATATGCAAACCATCCAGTTGGAAGAAGTTTCCATCAAAGGGACTGCCTCCCAAAAGGAAGAACCGGCAAACGTGTACGAGCAGTTTGTCGATTATACTCTTTCACAAAAACAGATTGAAAGAACGATGCCAACTCACATTTTCGACCTGATACGTCGTCTGCCTGGCGTATATATCAGCAACAAGCGGGTACTTCTGCATCGGACGAACAAGCCGGTCGGATTGGTAATCGATGGCATCATCATTGAAACTGGCAACGAATACAATGCCGAAAATTTTTTAAGCTACTACGACAATATTGAACCGGCAGAGGTAGAAGAGGTCAGCGTAATCAAAGGTGGCAGAAGGTCAGTCTTAGGTCCAACAGCATTCAACGGCTTGATCTATATAAAGACTAAGAAAGGAAAACGTGTAAAGAAAACCATTGCCCGACAAACCGAAGAGATCATCCAACAAACTGAATACGCAGACACTTCCAATGAAAAAATCCTATATACCCATCCACTACAGCCGCTTTCTCCCCAAGGAGAATTATCTATACGGATGCCCATCAAACAGCTACATAGCGAAACATTAACAGTCTCCATTCAGGGAAATACAGAAGAGGGAATCATGATACAAGGAGGCGTTCAAATCAAGATACCACGTTAATAAACCATCAGACATGCCGTAACTTACAGAAAAAATCATTTACTTTGCAGGTCGATAATAATTAATTATACTTATGGCACAAGAAGATGTTTTCAAGAAATTAGTTTCACACTGCAAAGAATACGGATTTGTATTTCCTTCTTCGGAAATATATGACGGCTTAGGAGCAGTGTATGATTACGGACAGTATGGCGTAGAGCTGAAAAACAATATAAAGAAATACTGGTGGGACAGCATGACCCTGCTTCACGAAAATGTAGTAGGCATCGACTCCGCTATTTTTATGCACCCGACTATCTGGAAAGCATCCGGCCATGTGGACGCATTCAACGACCCTTTGATCGACAATAAAGATTCAAAGAAACGGTATCGTGCCGACGTGCTGATCGAAGATTACCTGGCTAAGATCGACGAAAAAATACAGAAAGAGGTAGACAAGGCGGCTAAAAAGTTCGGTGAAGCATTCGATGAAGCTCAATTCCGCGCTACCAACGGCCGTGTACTGGAACATCAGGCTAAACGCGACGAGATACACACTCGCTTTGCAAAGGCGCTGAATGACTCTAACTTCGAAGACCTCCGTCAGATCATTATTGACTGCGAAATAGCCTGTCCTATCTCCGGAACACGCAACTGGACAGAAGTACGCCAGTTCAACCTGATGTTCTCTACAGAAATGGGGTCTACAGCCGACGGCGCATCTAAGATTTACCTGCGTCCGGAAACTGCACAGGGAATTTTCGTGAACTTCCTGAACGTACAGAAGACAGGCCGTATGAAGGTGCCTTTCGGTATCGCTCAGATCGGTAAAGCGTTCCGTAACGAAATCGTTGCCCGTCAGTTCATCTTCCGTATGCGTGAGTTTGAACAGATGGAAATGCAGTTCTTCGTTCGTCCGGGAGAAGAAATGGAATGGTTCAAGATGTGGAAATCGACCCGTCTGAAATGGCATAAAGCCATGGGACTGGGCGATCAGAAATATCGTTACCACGATCATGAGAAGTTGGCTCACTACGCGAATGCTGCTACCGATATCGAATATGAAATGCCGTTCGGTTTCAAGGAAGTGGAAGGTATCCACAGCCGTACAGACTTCGACCTGAGCCAGCATGAGAAATTCTCTGGCAAGAAGATCCAGTATTTTGATCCGGAATTAAATAAAAGCTATACCCCGTACGTTATTGAAACATCTATCGGTGTCGACCGTGTATTCCTGAGTGTTATGGCGGGATCCTACTGCGAAGAGACACTCGAAAACGGTGAAACACGCGTCGTATTGAAATTACCGGCAGCGCTGGCCCCTATCAAGCTGGCCGTATTGCCGTTGGTAAAGAAAGACGGGCTTCCTGAAAAAGCGGAAGAGATCATTAACATGCTGAAATTCGATTTCCGTTGCCAGTATGATGAAAAAGATTCTATCGGTAAGCGTTACCGCCGTCAGGATGCCATTGGAACTCCGTACTGTATAACAGTTGACCACGATACTTTGAAAGATAATTGTGTAACGATCCGTTTCCGTGATACAATGGAACAGGAACGCGTAAGCATCGACAAGCTGCACGAGATTATCTCTGAAAAGGTAAGTATGAAGTCATTATTAAAAAAGATAACTGAATAAATTAAATGAAGAAGTACCTGCAAATCGCGTTGATGATTTTTTGTGTGTCCGTAGTCTTTACATCCTGTAAAGATGACGACAATAATGATGATGCAATTGTTGAAGCACGGAAGCTGGAAAATGAACAAGCTTTCGCAGCAAAGGCAAATGACCCGGATTTCTTTAAAGTGAGTATACAAGGAGCGGGAGACAATTTTGTTTATGCCAAAAGACTCAAGGAAGGAAATGGCGATCCTGTATATTACACAAGTCATGTAAAGACCTACTACAGAGGCTGGCTGGCAACAAAAACAAGAGATGATTACTTCGACAAAAAAGAGTTCGAAGATGGTGATCCGTTCCTATGTGCAGTAAGCCCGCAATATGCCACCTATGACGGCTACGGAAACGCAATTGCAGGTTCTGTCATAACCGGCTGGACCATTGCTCTCCAAAACATGAAAGTCGGGGATAAATGGGAGATCTGGATTCCGCAGCAATTAGGATACGGAACACAGGATAAAGGGGATGATATACCTACATACTCAACATTAGTTTTTGAAATTGAGGTCGTAGAAATATCTGCTGTTGTAGGGAAATAAAACGATTAAACCGGAAAACAATATTGGTTTATACAGAAAAAGGAGCTTCTTTCACGAGAAGCTCCTTTTTTATTATTTGAAGTTTGTATAGTCTGCTATAATGCAGACCCCTATAAACAATTAAAGCCTGTCTCACGACAAGCCCTAACCAAACTTTGTTAACCTTAAATCTAATACTATTATGAAAAAACCACAGTACAAAGATACGCCTGCAGCAAGCTTTTGTCAAGTCTTTTCAGACTAATAAAAGTTAAGCATAACACTTGTTCCAGTCAAATTTTGTTACCGAACACAAAACTATATAGATTACAATCAAATTCTACTAAAATTAACAGCTCGAAGCCCTAATTTCAGTAGATTTGATTGAATCGACATGGAGCTTATTTTATGAACTTCAAACATTCGGAATCCTGTACGGAAGTGACCGCCTGAACCAGGAATACACCTTTGGGCAGATCAGCAATATTGATGTCATAGCGGGTTTGAGGATACAAAGCCGGAAGCCTTTTCAGTAATGTACCCTGTGGCGAGTAGATAAGAATATCTTTCAACTCCTTTTCAGTCTGTATGAATAAATGATCATCCTTCACCCAACCAGATACTTTCTTATCCGGCGTAGTAAGTTCGGACACACCCGTCCCGGAACCTTTCTTATCTATTCTGTACAACCTCACGCCGCAACCAGGCAAAGAAAAAGGAATCTCCTCCCCTTTTAATGACACATCCTGACCGGTCCACAGTTCTTTGATACCTTTCACATCAGAAGAAGTAATTCCCAAACGGGACAACTTTATATCCTCCGATACCGACTGGGCATTATAATTAAATGCAGCCACATACATATAATCATCTGTATCCAACATAAAGAGATTTTCCCCCCGATTTCTTCCCCAGCTGTTCTTTCCTGACGCCTTTGCTCCTTCTACCGGATAAAAAGATTTACCGATACGGGCTATATCATTCACATCGGCATTTGTCGCAAACTTCTCTGCCTTCTGACGGGCTGCAAGATCACCGATACA
This is a stretch of genomic DNA from Parabacteroides chongii. It encodes these proteins:
- a CDS encoding transglutaminase domain-containing protein; the encoded protein is MNKKSIEYYFKQKGDSLNIKSYQFIKSNSTQFELDKCYASKNIFISDIELACNTYKKVLKTNKIPLNIFFEYLLPPIIYNEPIEEWREESSNELAYLSDKSFQEICDTLNYQIKDDYKFGEDNFSYLTIGWNALKNSKIGDCFHIAKLLVYQYRSLGIPASIDFIYGWGNSTGSHCWGVGYINGKMRPLMETQDNVTIYSPFILFENRQDIKKSIYRYPAKVFRKTFSFNNELLKLKEGLKVEDIPPILEDCKVTDVSTEYFLTVTIEIPNTTPNKLIYLSTYSNKWKTSVVPCYLKEGFVTFRNIKSDMLYMPTYYTKHKNIPCGNPFIVNSNGYCKELVPNEKVLEDIVIHYLYSLSIEYTYGLQHRTELPDNFISDLFNNKSRRRPINGDKYILCSWIQGKWRAISQCIATNNTLHFHHIPTNSLLILQDKSGTTIGRCFTYEKGELSWW
- a CDS encoding TonB-dependent receptor; this translates as MHRHSLKQLLHIAFILLTISLAHSQTIKEGNALMFFPEGGFLLPDEPCKVACKVLTEDSVSGFIVDENKDSIAPLLFHTTKYALAQFTPQKGMRYYAYYRGNDRQWMYTELPPVEENAYALSVNQTPSKLIVAVHGKSNHPQAPYRLTLRSGEQIYYQAAWNPQSQDLIFDKSKFLSGILRIELTDKQGERISERPVFLLNNNQIAISNTVNKQKEHLELILKLTFQDQPLTGSYSVYVTESTGNHSSNQLFALYPTDDMQQNLEYISSAFQEKIQQNIRLYDLYMLCKTVPQDMQTIQLEEVSIKGTASQKEEPANVYEQFVDYTLSQKQIERTMPTHIFDLIRRLPGVYISNKRVLLHRTNKPVGLVIDGIIIETGNEYNAENFLSYYDNIEPAEVEEVSVIKGGRRSVLGPTAFNGLIYIKTKKGKRVKKTIARQTEEIIQQTEYADTSNEKILYTHPLQPLSPQGELSIRMPIKQLHSETLTVSIQGNTEEGIMIQGGVQIKIPR
- a CDS encoding glycine--tRNA ligase, which translates into the protein MAQEDVFKKLVSHCKEYGFVFPSSEIYDGLGAVYDYGQYGVELKNNIKKYWWDSMTLLHENVVGIDSAIFMHPTIWKASGHVDAFNDPLIDNKDSKKRYRADVLIEDYLAKIDEKIQKEVDKAAKKFGEAFDEAQFRATNGRVLEHQAKRDEIHTRFAKALNDSNFEDLRQIIIDCEIACPISGTRNWTEVRQFNLMFSTEMGSTADGASKIYLRPETAQGIFVNFLNVQKTGRMKVPFGIAQIGKAFRNEIVARQFIFRMREFEQMEMQFFVRPGEEMEWFKMWKSTRLKWHKAMGLGDQKYRYHDHEKLAHYANAATDIEYEMPFGFKEVEGIHSRTDFDLSQHEKFSGKKIQYFDPELNKSYTPYVIETSIGVDRVFLSVMAGSYCEETLENGETRVVLKLPAALAPIKLAVLPLVKKDGLPEKAEEIINMLKFDFRCQYDEKDSIGKRYRRQDAIGTPYCITVDHDTLKDNCVTIRFRDTMEQERVSIDKLHEIISEKVSMKSLLKKITE
- a CDS encoding FKBP-type peptidyl-prolyl cis-trans isomerase, whose protein sequence is MKKYLQIALMIFCVSVVFTSCKDDDNNDDAIVEARKLENEQAFAAKANDPDFFKVSIQGAGDNFVYAKRLKEGNGDPVYYTSHVKTYYRGWLATKTRDDYFDKKEFEDGDPFLCAVSPQYATYDGYGNAIAGSVITGWTIALQNMKVGDKWEIWIPQQLGYGTQDKGDDIPTYSTLVFEIEVVEISAVVGK